A section of the Agrobacterium tumefaciens genome encodes:
- a CDS encoding gene transfer agent family protein, whose product MAERLRYGRANRHRGEIEALIDGERRILCLTLGALAELETAFEADDLTALAQRFASGRMKAADMIRVIGAGLRGAGNVFSDEDVAAATVEGGVSGHAAIVADLLTATFAYPKGHPSPDP is encoded by the coding sequence ATGGCTGAGCGTTTGCGTTACGGGCGGGCAAACCGCCACCGCGGCGAGATCGAAGCGCTGATCGATGGCGAAAGGCGCATTTTATGCCTGACGCTCGGGGCGCTTGCCGAGCTCGAAACCGCCTTTGAGGCCGACGACCTGACCGCGCTCGCGCAGCGTTTCGCAAGCGGGCGCATGAAGGCGGCGGATATGATCAGGGTGATAGGTGCCGGTCTTCGTGGTGCAGGCAATGTCTTCTCGGATGAGGACGTCGCCGCCGCCACCGTGGAAGGCGGCGTTTCCGGCCATGCCGCGATCGTCGCCGATCTCCTGACAGCCACATTCGCATACCCGAAAGGTCACCCGTCACCGGACCCTTGA
- a CDS encoding HK97 family phage prohead protease: protein MHVYRGPRPATRKFASLELRGITSDGTFSGYASVFGEVDLGQDMIERGAFRRSIEERGAGGIRMLYQHDPAEPIGAWRTIREDERGLYVEGMLAPGVARAREVHSLMKAGALDGLSIGFRTVRSSKEARARKATKAGVRRILEADLWEISVVTFPMLPSARVSDVKHARFFRDRETELVRIMRRAARSLFDTSFKR from the coding sequence ATGCACGTCTATCGCGGGCCACGCCCCGCCACGCGCAAATTCGCCAGTCTGGAACTGCGCGGCATCACCAGTGACGGCACCTTTTCCGGTTACGCCAGCGTCTTCGGGGAGGTCGATCTCGGTCAGGACATGATCGAGCGCGGCGCCTTCCGCCGATCCATCGAGGAGCGGGGCGCTGGCGGTATCCGCATGCTTTACCAGCATGATCCAGCCGAGCCCATCGGCGCCTGGCGTACCATCCGCGAGGATGAGCGCGGACTTTATGTCGAGGGCATGCTGGCGCCCGGTGTTGCCCGTGCCCGCGAGGTGCATTCGCTGATGAAGGCCGGCGCGCTGGACGGGCTGTCGATCGGCTTCCGCACAGTCCGTTCCAGTAAAGAGGCGCGCGCTCGCAAGGCGACCAAAGCCGGTGTCCGGCGCATTCTGGAAGCCGATCTCTGGGAAATCTCGGTCGTTACCTTTCCGATGCTGCCGTCCGCGCGCGTCTCCGACGTCAAGCACGCCCGCTTCTTCCGCGACCGTGAGACCGAACTGGTGCGCATCATGCGTCGCGCCGCCCGCTCGCTGTTCGACACAAGCTTCAAACGCTGA
- a CDS encoding Dabb family protein → MIRHIVFFTVPEENRDAVRKGLSGLTAIPHALKLEIGENVKKDQWGNSVDFIVYGEFENEAALAAYKADPAYDLSTRTVKPLRDTRIAADFDSDRAVKAPIR, encoded by the coding sequence GTGATCCGCCATATCGTCTTCTTCACCGTTCCCGAGGAAAACCGCGATGCCGTGCGCAAGGGCCTCTCCGGCCTCACCGCCATCCCGCACGCGCTGAAGCTGGAAATCGGCGAGAACGTCAAGAAGGACCAATGGGGCAACTCGGTCGATTTCATCGTCTATGGCGAGTTCGAAAACGAGGCGGCGCTTGCGGCGTACAAGGCCGATCCCGCTTATGATCTTTCGACCCGCACGGTAAAGCCGCTGCGCGACACCCGCATTGCCGCCGATTTCGACAGCGACAGGGCGGTGAAAGCGCCGATCCGATAG
- a CDS encoding DUF6107 family protein encodes MSEFANEAGIWAARITGAVAGAGVSLVYLLPKSRREAASRFITGVSCGMIFGGPIGLWIVQQLDIAGALSGREIMVAGSAAASMGAWWGLGVLVRIAERYSARPRV; translated from the coding sequence ATGTCTGAATTCGCCAACGAGGCCGGCATCTGGGCCGCCCGCATTACCGGCGCCGTCGCGGGTGCCGGCGTATCGCTTGTTTACCTGCTGCCGAAAAGCAGGCGGGAAGCCGCGAGCCGTTTCATTACCGGCGTTTCCTGCGGCATGATCTTCGGCGGGCCGATCGGCCTGTGGATCGTGCAGCAGCTCGACATTGCCGGTGCCCTTTCGGGGCGGGAAATCATGGTGGCGGGCTCGGCGGCCGCCAGCATGGGCGCGTGGTGGGGACTTGGCGTCCTGGTGCGTATCGCCGAACGCTACAGCGCCCGTCCGCGCGTCTGA
- a CDS encoding phage major tail protein, TP901-1 family, translated as MVAQKGKDFLLKFSNAGTYVTVAGLRTQRLAFNAQAVDITDGESAGRWRELLAGAGVQRAALTASGIFKDAASDALVRGAFFTGTIPGWQILIPDFGTITGPFQIVALEYSGRHDGEVQFEIALESAGLLTFGAV; from the coding sequence ATGGTGGCGCAGAAGGGCAAGGATTTTCTGCTGAAATTCAGCAATGCCGGAACATATGTCACTGTTGCCGGGCTGAGAACCCAGCGGCTGGCCTTTAACGCCCAGGCGGTGGACATAACCGATGGGGAAAGCGCCGGGCGTTGGCGCGAGTTGCTGGCGGGTGCCGGGGTGCAGAGAGCTGCGCTGACGGCGTCGGGCATCTTCAAGGATGCGGCGAGCGATGCGCTGGTTCGGGGCGCCTTTTTTACGGGCACCATTCCCGGCTGGCAGATCCTCATTCCCGATTTCGGCACGATTACCGGGCCGTTCCAGATCGTCGCGCTCGAATATTCCGGGCGTCACGATGGCGAAGTGCAATTCGAGATCGCGCTGGAATCGGCGGGTCTTTTGACATTTGGAGCGGTGTGA
- a CDS encoding phage portal protein produces the protein MRLPFSLPWLRPVDGRAVPENRKMADGFMAVAVQGGQAFWSGRSYAALSREGFMKNPVAHRAARMVAEASAAVSWLLYDGDDELADHPLLALLAKPSGHMSGPDFFEALYGHLLLAGNAYVEPLVISGRLRELHLLRPDRVSIVEGADGWPVAYEYRAEGRTTRRIAAERDGLGLLHLKLFHPLDDRTGFAPLASAGAALDLHNAASQWNKRLLDNSARPSGALVYQPKEGGNLSTEQYERLKRELEEGYQGAMNAGRPLLLEGGLDWKAMGLSPRDMDFLEARNGAARDIALSLGVPPMLIGIPGDNTYANYQEANRAFYRLTVLPLVNRTAARLCGWLAPVFGAGLRLEPDLDKIAGLAGERDALWSRIGAASFLSDEEKREAVGY, from the coding sequence ATGCGACTTCCCTTCTCCCTGCCGTGGCTGCGCCCGGTGGACGGCAGAGCCGTGCCTGAAAACCGGAAAATGGCTGATGGCTTCATGGCGGTGGCAGTGCAGGGCGGACAGGCTTTCTGGTCCGGCCGGTCTTATGCCGCGCTGTCCCGCGAAGGCTTTATGAAGAACCCGGTCGCCCACCGCGCGGCGCGCATGGTTGCGGAAGCGTCTGCCGCCGTCAGCTGGCTGCTCTATGACGGCGACGACGAACTGGCCGACCATCCGCTGCTGGCATTGCTTGCAAAGCCGAGCGGCCATATGAGCGGCCCTGATTTTTTCGAGGCGCTTTACGGTCATCTGCTGCTTGCCGGGAACGCCTATGTCGAACCGCTCGTTATCAGCGGGCGGTTGCGCGAACTGCATCTGCTGCGGCCCGACCGGGTCAGCATCGTCGAGGGGGCGGATGGCTGGCCTGTCGCTTACGAGTACCGGGCCGAAGGACGCACGACCCGGCGTATCGCGGCCGAGCGCGATGGCCTGGGCCTGCTGCATCTCAAGCTGTTCCACCCGCTGGATGACCGGACCGGGTTTGCGCCGCTTGCATCCGCGGGCGCCGCACTCGATCTGCACAATGCCGCAAGCCAGTGGAACAAGCGCCTGCTCGACAACTCCGCTCGGCCCTCAGGCGCGCTGGTCTACCAGCCGAAGGAGGGCGGCAATCTTTCGACGGAGCAATATGAGCGGCTGAAGCGGGAGCTGGAGGAGGGTTATCAGGGCGCGATGAATGCCGGCCGGCCGTTGCTTCTGGAAGGCGGGCTGGATTGGAAGGCCATGGGCCTTTCGCCGCGCGACATGGATTTTCTGGAGGCGCGCAACGGTGCTGCGCGCGATATCGCGCTCTCGCTCGGCGTGCCGCCCATGCTGATCGGCATCCCCGGCGACAACACCTACGCCAACTATCAGGAGGCAAACCGCGCCTTCTACCGCTTGACCGTGTTGCCGCTGGTGAACCGTACGGCGGCAAGGCTATGCGGCTGGCTCGCTCCGGTCTTCGGGGCGGGGCTGCGGCTCGAACCGGATCTCGACAAAATTGCCGGACTGGCGGGCGAGCGGGACGCGCTGTGGTCCCGCATCGGAGCCGCATCTTTCCTCAGTGACGAGGAAAAACGCGAAGCGGTCGGCTACTGA
- a CDS encoding phage head closure protein → MNLVFLDPGKLTARLELDVRTETPDGQGGAAQSWNFLLSLWAAIEPVSETSHERASAEGVTITHRVWLVYREDIAAGMRFRKGRRSLAIRAVMDPDETRRFIVCRCEEENR, encoded by the coding sequence ATGAACCTCGTTTTTCTCGACCCCGGCAAGCTGACGGCACGGCTGGAACTGGACGTGCGGACCGAAACGCCGGACGGGCAGGGTGGTGCTGCGCAAAGCTGGAATTTCCTCCTGTCGCTCTGGGCCGCAATCGAACCGGTGTCGGAGACATCGCATGAGCGGGCGTCGGCCGAAGGCGTGACGATCACGCACCGCGTGTGGCTGGTGTACCGTGAAGACATTGCGGCCGGCATGCGTTTTCGCAAGGGCCGCCGCAGTCTCGCCATCCGCGCTGTGATGGACCCGGACGAAACGCGCCGCTTCATCGTCTGCCGCTGCGAAGAGGAAAACCGATGA
- a CDS encoding TIGR02217 family protein: MAAFHEVRFPLRLALGVSGGPVRRTDIVNLSNGRENRNQRWRNARRSYDAGSGIRSVADLYDVLAFFEARRGELYGFRFRDPVDFKSCPPGQKPAATDQIIGTGDGATAGFQLLKTYADAGGSFTRRIEKPAEGSVTVSVDGAKAGSDDADVDYTTGIVTFRAGRLPRPGAIIRAGFEFDVPVRFAIDRIEVNLTAFEAGRIPSIPLLEILP, translated from the coding sequence ATGGCGGCATTTCATGAAGTGCGGTTTCCGCTGCGGCTTGCGCTCGGTGTGAGCGGTGGGCCGGTGCGGCGGACGGATATCGTCAACCTCTCGAACGGCAGGGAGAACCGTAACCAGCGCTGGAGAAACGCACGGCGCTCCTATGACGCGGGCTCGGGCATTCGCTCCGTCGCCGATCTCTACGACGTCCTCGCCTTCTTCGAGGCACGGCGTGGCGAGCTTTACGGTTTTCGCTTCCGCGATCCCGTCGATTTCAAATCCTGCCCGCCCGGCCAGAAACCTGCTGCAACCGACCAGATAATCGGGACAGGCGATGGGGCGACGGCCGGATTTCAGCTGCTGAAGACCTATGCCGATGCGGGCGGTTCCTTCACCCGCAGGATTGAAAAACCGGCAGAAGGTTCCGTGACCGTTTCGGTCGATGGGGCAAAGGCTGGCTCTGACGATGCCGATGTCGACTACACGACGGGTATCGTAACATTTCGGGCGGGGCGGTTGCCGCGCCCCGGCGCAATCATTCGCGCCGGTTTCGAATTCGACGTTCCGGTCCGTTTCGCGATCGATCGCATCGAGGTGAACCTCACCGCTTTCGAGGCAGGTCGCATCCCCTCGATCCCCCTCTTGGAAATCTTGCCATGA
- a CDS encoding phage major capsid protein, whose protein sequence is MTDQTTKPAPMTVAPQVKAVPDTVTAAFDDFMEAFEAFRETNDQRLADIERKMGADVVTRDKLDRIDKALDDNRRIMDDLALKKARPALGRKDVLSHDAEEHKAAFEAYIRRGEDGGLRDLEAKAFSGSAGADGGFLLPTETDGEIGRRMTAISPIRALATVRQVSTAVLKKPFSASGLASGWVAETAARPETTTPKLSELTFPTMELYAMPAATQALLDDAAVDIETWIASEVDIAFAEQEASAFIAGDGVNKPKGFLSYTAVANDSWSWGNIGYVATGVSAGFASGGPMDVLLDAVYGLKAGHRQNGNFLMNRKTQSALRRFKDTTGAYLWHPPAAAGQPASLMGFPVTEAEDMPNVAANSFAIAFGDFRAGYLVVDRTGVRILRDPYSAKPYVLFYTTKRVGGGVQNFEAIKLVKFGVN, encoded by the coding sequence ATGACAGACCAGACGACGAAACCGGCTCCGATGACCGTCGCGCCGCAGGTGAAGGCTGTGCCCGATACGGTGACCGCGGCATTCGACGACTTCATGGAGGCCTTCGAGGCGTTCCGGGAAACCAACGACCAGCGGCTTGCCGATATCGAGCGCAAGATGGGCGCCGATGTCGTCACCCGTGATAAGCTCGACCGCATCGACAAGGCGCTCGACGATAACCGCAGGATCATGGACGATCTGGCGCTCAAGAAGGCACGCCCCGCGCTTGGACGCAAGGACGTCTTGTCTCACGATGCCGAAGAGCATAAGGCGGCCTTCGAAGCCTATATCAGGCGCGGGGAAGACGGGGGACTGCGCGATCTCGAGGCCAAGGCCTTTTCCGGTTCGGCGGGAGCTGATGGCGGTTTCCTGTTGCCGACTGAAACGGATGGCGAGATCGGCCGGCGCATGACGGCGATTTCGCCGATCCGGGCGCTGGCAACCGTCCGGCAGGTTTCCACCGCCGTTCTGAAAAAACCTTTCTCCGCCAGCGGCCTGGCCAGCGGTTGGGTCGCGGAAACCGCGGCTCGCCCCGAAACGACGACGCCGAAGCTGTCAGAGCTGACCTTTCCGACCATGGAACTTTACGCCATGCCCGCCGCCACCCAGGCCCTGCTGGACGATGCTGCGGTTGATATCGAGACGTGGATCGCCTCGGAAGTCGATATAGCCTTCGCCGAGCAGGAGGCCTCCGCCTTCATCGCCGGCGATGGCGTCAACAAGCCGAAGGGTTTTCTCTCCTACACGGCCGTTGCCAATGACAGCTGGAGCTGGGGCAATATCGGCTATGTCGCGACCGGCGTTTCCGCCGGCTTTGCGTCGGGAGGACCGATGGATGTGCTCCTCGACGCGGTTTACGGGCTGAAGGCGGGGCACCGCCAGAACGGAAACTTCCTGATGAACCGCAAAACCCAGTCCGCACTGCGTCGCTTCAAGGACACGACAGGCGCCTATCTCTGGCATCCGCCAGCCGCAGCCGGCCAGCCCGCCTCGCTGATGGGCTTTCCGGTCACCGAAGCGGAAGACATGCCGAACGTTGCGGCCAACAGCTTTGCCATCGCCTTCGGTGATTTCCGCGCAGGTTATCTCGTGGTCGACCGCACCGGCGTCCGCATCCTGCGTGATCCCTATTCGGCCAAGCCCTACGTGCTGTTTTACACCACCAAGCGCGTGGGCGGCGGCGTGCAGAATTTCGAGGCGATCAAGCTGGTGAAATTCGGCGTGAACTGA
- a CDS encoding phage tail tape measure protein, protein MTGERSIAENREEAEALSEVMSDLERRSERFGAALTTALQAATTGGKGLDDVLRGLGQRLSGMALSAGLKPLESMIGNAVSGLLNGGGSLFAFAGGGAPGRSITPFAEGGVVSSPAFFPMGGGLGLMGEAGAEAILPLKRGSDGALGVAAPAGGGGAQIVFNVTATDAASFRKSEGQIAAMLARSVGRGQRGL, encoded by the coding sequence ATGACAGGAGAAAGATCGATTGCCGAGAACCGCGAGGAGGCCGAGGCTTTGTCTGAGGTCATGAGCGATCTCGAACGGCGGTCCGAGCGGTTCGGGGCGGCCTTGACGACGGCCCTTCAGGCGGCAACGACGGGCGGCAAGGGGCTGGATGATGTGCTGCGCGGCCTTGGCCAGAGGCTTTCCGGAATGGCGCTTTCAGCCGGGCTGAAGCCACTGGAAAGCATGATCGGCAACGCCGTGAGCGGGCTGCTGAACGGCGGCGGTTCTTTGTTTGCCTTTGCCGGCGGGGGTGCGCCGGGGCGCAGCATCACGCCCTTTGCCGAGGGTGGCGTGGTCTCCAGTCCTGCCTTCTTTCCGATGGGCGGCGGGCTTGGCCTGATGGGCGAGGCGGGGGCGGAAGCAATCCTGCCGCTGAAGCGTGGCTCCGATGGCGCGCTTGGTGTCGCCGCACCCGCAGGCGGTGGCGGCGCGCAGATCGTCTTCAACGTTACCGCGACGGATGCGGCGAGCTTCCGCAAAAGCGAAGGCCAGATCGCCGCGATGCTGGCGCGCAGCGTCGGACGGGGCCAGCGCGGCCTGTGA
- a CDS encoding rcc01693 family protein, translated as MIAAAGGATPPPFPWQAVLHTGFHLLRLSSETFWRMTPREFFAMTGGNMTPRCPDRPTMEALMRQFPDG; from the coding sequence TTGATAGCCGCAGCAGGCGGGGCGACACCGCCGCCCTTCCCATGGCAGGCCGTGCTTCATACGGGCTTCCACCTGCTGCGGCTTTCCTCCGAAACCTTTTGGCGCATGACGCCGAGGGAGTTCTTCGCGATGACCGGGGGAAACATGACCCCACGCTGCCCTGACCGCCCGACAATGGAGGCATTGATGCGGCAGTTTCCGGATGGGTGA
- a CDS encoding MFS transporter: MSDVASMTFRTRLIGVLALGQVVSWGSGFDMLAILGPPIGRELAISNEVVFAGLTVMMTISALCGPLLGRMLVRHGAAPVLISGTLLFACGFALLAFAGGVTSYLLGWAVMGLAGTCGLTTAAHTAVVERVGAESSRSLTLLMVFTGLSAAVFLPVTAFADQHLGWRGTLIFYGCLQLFLLLPLYIFVLPQRQGAAPGQSLHPGEIPASPVDTRRAFLLLAAMITLSSFTAFGFSPLLPLLLVHSGASQALAIQLASVRSVLAITARGLDFLLGKRGNPFITCLIGLCLLLISFLVLLVFSPAIPAFAGFICLFGFGAGVLTVSRAVLPLAVFSPQQYGLQAARISLPQNLAIAFAPVIFTMALDRGGVAVMLGIASILIICSLLLLILLWKTVAAQKA; the protein is encoded by the coding sequence ATGTCCGATGTTGCCTCCATGACATTCCGCACACGCCTTATCGGCGTGCTGGCGCTCGGGCAGGTCGTCAGCTGGGGTTCCGGCTTCGACATGCTGGCCATTCTCGGCCCGCCAATAGGACGCGAACTCGCCATTTCCAACGAAGTCGTCTTTGCCGGACTGACAGTCATGATGACCATCAGCGCGCTTTGCGGGCCACTGCTCGGGCGGATGCTCGTGCGCCATGGTGCCGCGCCCGTGCTGATCAGCGGCACGCTTCTTTTTGCCTGCGGCTTTGCACTGCTTGCTTTTGCAGGCGGCGTCACCAGCTATCTGCTGGGCTGGGCGGTGATGGGCCTTGCCGGCACCTGCGGGCTGACGACGGCGGCACACACTGCCGTGGTCGAGCGTGTCGGCGCAGAGAGCAGCCGATCCCTGACGCTGCTGATGGTCTTTACCGGCCTTTCGGCGGCCGTGTTCCTGCCCGTTACAGCATTCGCGGACCAGCATCTCGGCTGGCGGGGCACGCTGATTTTTTACGGCTGTCTTCAGTTGTTCCTGCTGCTGCCGCTTTACATCTTCGTTCTTCCGCAAAGACAGGGCGCGGCTCCAGGCCAGAGCCTCCATCCTGGCGAAATCCCGGCCTCGCCTGTCGATACGCGGCGCGCCTTCCTGCTTCTGGCGGCGATGATTACGCTCAGCTCCTTCACCGCCTTCGGCTTCTCGCCGCTTCTGCCTTTGCTTCTGGTGCATTCAGGCGCATCGCAAGCGCTTGCGATCCAGCTGGCCTCGGTGCGCAGCGTGCTGGCGATTACTGCGCGCGGGCTCGATTTTCTGCTGGGAAAACGTGGCAATCCCTTCATCACATGCCTCATCGGGCTCTGTCTTCTCCTGATATCCTTCCTGGTCCTGCTCGTCTTTTCTCCGGCCATACCCGCCTTTGCCGGCTTCATCTGCCTGTTCGGTTTCGGCGCGGGTGTGCTCACGGTCAGCCGCGCCGTGCTGCCGCTTGCGGTGTTCTCTCCGCAGCAATACGGACTTCAGGCTGCGCGGATCTCGCTCCCGCAAAATCTCGCCATCGCCTTTGCGCCTGTCATCTTCACCATGGCGCTGGACCGCGGCGGTGTGGCCGTAATGCTCGGCATCGCTTCCATCCTGATCATCTGTTCCCTGCTGCTGCTGATCCTGCTTTGGAAAACCGTGGCGGCACAAAAGGCTTGA
- a CDS encoding head-tail connector protein: MTYALIHPPQAEPLTLAEVKAHLRLDSGEEDLLLAALIRTAREHLERTTGLCLLSQTWRLYLDRWPQTGVILLGKTPVQTIETILVFDGAGQAENLRGVERLLDGAARPARLWLRDPPSPGRVMNGIEIDFIAGYGEAGTDMPDTLKRAMLSHVAQMFAFRGAVTPENQPAAVPAGYERLVAPFCRLGL; the protein is encoded by the coding sequence ATGACCTATGCCCTCATTCATCCGCCGCAGGCGGAGCCGCTGACGCTTGCCGAAGTAAAGGCGCATCTGCGCCTCGACAGCGGCGAAGAAGATCTGCTGCTTGCCGCGCTGATCCGCACCGCGCGCGAGCATCTGGAGCGGACCACCGGCCTTTGCCTCCTCAGCCAGACATGGCGGCTTTATCTCGATCGCTGGCCGCAAACGGGTGTGATTCTGCTTGGCAAGACACCGGTGCAAACCATCGAAACGATTCTGGTTTTCGATGGCGCGGGCCAGGCAGAGAACCTGCGTGGCGTCGAGAGATTGCTCGATGGCGCGGCACGTCCGGCACGGCTTTGGCTGCGCGATCCGCCGTCCCCCGGGCGGGTGATGAACGGCATCGAGATCGATTTCATCGCCGGTTACGGCGAGGCGGGGACGGATATGCCCGACACGCTGAAGCGCGCCATGCTCTCGCATGTTGCACAGATGTTTGCCTTCCGCGGCGCTGTCACGCCGGAAAACCAGCCTGCGGCGGTTCCTGCCGGTTACGAGCGGCTGGTGGCCCCCTTCTGCCGCCTGGGACTTTGA